In a genomic window of Brettanomyces nanus chromosome 1, complete sequence:
- a CDS encoding uncharacterized protein (BUSCO:EOG09343JE6) yields MDFMKPETVLDLANIRQALQRMEDSIIFNFIERSQFHTCPSVYKADVFPIPNFQGSFLDWLLSQHERIQSQVRRYEAPDQYPFFPDSVMPTFLPKIDYPPILANYAEAISINAEIKKIYTEAIAPGISSGEGNQMENLGSTAMADIDSLQSLSRRIHFGMFVAEAKFRNERERFTKLIKERDIKGIEDAITNKIVEDKILQRLLEKGKAYGIDPTLKFTEHIDSKVKPEVIVKIYKDYVIPLTKKVEVDYLLRRLDCN; encoded by the coding sequence ATGGATTTTATGAAACCCGAGACCGTGCTTGATTTGGCCAACATTCGCCAGGCCTTGCAGAGAATGGAGGATAGTAttattttcaatttcataGAGAGATCTCAATTCCATACCTGTCCTTCAGTTTACAAGGCAGACGTGTTCCCCATTCCTAACTTCCAGGGTTCGTTCCTTGATTGGTTGCTATCTCAACATGAAAGGATTCAATCGCAGGTCCGCAGATATGAGGCTCCAGACCAATATCCATTTTTTCCAGATTCTGTCATGCCTACTTTCTTACCGAAGATTGACTATCCTCCTATATTGGCTAACTATGCCGAGGCCATCAGTATTAACGcagaaataaagaagatctACACAGAAGCAATTGCCCCCGGTATTAGTAGTGGTGAAGGGAATCAGATGGAAAACTTGGGATCTACAGCAATGGCAGACATTGATTCTCTCCAATCGTTATCGAGAAGAATCCATTTTGGTATGTTTGTGGCCGAAGCCAAGTTCAGAAACGAACGTGAGAGATTTACTAAACTGATCAAGGAGAGGGACATCAAGGGCATTGAGGACGCAATCACTAACAAGATCGTAGAGGATAAAATTTTGCAGAGATTATTGGAAAAGGGCAAGGCTTATGGAATTGATCCTACACTCAAGTTTACAGAGCATATCGACAGCAAAGTGAAGCCAGAAGTCATAGTGAAGATTTATAAAGACTACGTAATTCCACTTACCAAGAAGGTCGAGGTAGACTATCTACTTAGGAGATTGGACTGCAACTAG
- a CDS encoding uncharacterized protein (BUSCO:EOG09343KV9~EggNog:ENOG41), whose translation MPTPNSNIPIFEPEFKRDLKDDLKVNVSEEKMRRSLPYTSNARDSSDIEMGDGNDAIHFRPIASNIQEQTNGTQKGSRSRSGLKGNRSKIRLVSSPPLEITDPFANNHISTSSSFLKPNSSFIGSQQSGRSIYDVRVDLKEVDLKRSYLAGFLTIHGLTESHPEITTFFRAEIVGPQYSFYTNHSVWGSNSRNDLQHWGRFPSWRKLNFNAENDIANSDLYEKAADNEFLYMRWKERFLIPDAKVTDIRGASFAGFYYICFNQLTGSISGLYFHKCSDKFQQLELSHIPDGGNISVI comes from the coding sequence ATGCCAACGCCGAACTCTAATATACCTATCTTTGAACCAGAGTTCAAAAgggatttgaaggatgaTCTTAAGGTGAATGTCTCTGAGGAGAAAATGCGCCGCTCTCTCCCGTACACTTCCAATGCGAGAGATTCCAGCGACATAGAAATGGGTGATGGCAATGATGCTATACATTTTAGGCCCATCGCCTCTAATATTCAAGAACAAACAAATGGAACTCAAAAGGGATCTCGAAGTCGTAGTGGACTCAAGGGCAATAGATCTAAAATAAGATTAGTGTCGTCGCCTCCGTTAGAGATCACTGACCCATTTGCTAATAACCATatatcaacatcatcatcatttctCAAGCCGAACTCGAGCTTTATAGGGTCACAACAATCAGGAAGATCTATCTACGACGTTCGGGTGGACTTGAAAGAGGTGGATTTAAAGAGATCTTACTTGGCTGGATTTCTAACTATACATGGATTGACTGAAAGCCATCCAGAAATTACAACTTTTTTTAGGGCCGAAATCGTTGGACctcaatattctttctaCACAAACCATTCTGTTTGGGGATCAAACAGTAGAAACGATCTACAGCACTGGGGAAGGTTTCCCAGTTGGCGAAAGTTAAACTTCAATGCAGAGAACGATATTGCCAACTCTGATCTTTACGAGAAGGCCGCTGACAACGAATTTTTGTATATGAGATGGAAGGAAAGATTTTTGATTCCAGATGCCAAAGTCACTGACATTAGAGGCGCTTCTTTTGCTGGCTTTTATTACATATGTTTCAATCAGTTGACCGGATCTATAAGTGGCCTTTACTTCCACAAATGCTCTGATAAATTCCAGCAGCTCGAGTTATCTCATATTCCCGATGGGGGGAACATCTCCGTCATATGA
- the GLC3 gene encoding alpha-1,4-glucan branching enzyme (CAZy:GH13~BUSCO:EOG09340MAY): protein MTKVTASIAVNALVDIDPYLAPHVEELVYRRKLADDWLSKFDKDEGGILKFADSYKSMGLHIQSDNSIKYKEYAPNAVAACVIGDFNNWEHDKHVMEKQDFGFFEITIPPNADGSPAIPHNSRVKVFFTLPNGEKIARIPPYITRATQPPKEYKNPTFEARFWNPPVKYQFKNKRPALPTSLKIYEAHVGISTPEPRVGTYKEFTKNLLPIIKDLGYNTVQLMSIMEHAYYASFGYQITSFYATSSRFGTPEDLMELIDTAHGLGLRVLLDVVHSHASKNVEDGLNMFDGTDYCYFHSGGKGTHDQWDSRLFNYGSYETLRFLLSNLKYYLEEFKFDGFRFDGVTSMLYIHHGIGEGFSGDYNEYLSPFAPVDKEALTYLMLANDLCSTYSQGENFEITTIAEDVSGYPTLCRPRLEGGVGFDYRLAMSLPDMWIKLLKHEKDENWNMTKICYTLSNRRYKEKCVAYAESHDQALVGDKTLAFWLMDAEMYTNMSLLTPLTPVIDRGIQLHKMIRLITQVLGGEAYLNFEGNEFGHPEWLDFPRQGNDESYWYARRQFNLIKDDMLRYKLLYQFDKAMNTTEGRYTWLNCDPAYVSLKHEGDKMIVLERNNKLFIFNFHPTNSYTDYRIGVEKAGAYRIILNSDRAEFGGHDRIDEQKSEFFTTAFSWNNRSNYIQVYIPSRVALILALEEEIKENN, encoded by the coding sequence ATGACCAAAGTAACTGCTTCTATCGCCGTTAATGCCCTTGTGGATATCGATCCTTATTTAGCACCTCATGTTGAGGAGCTTGTCTATAGACGAAAGCTTGCTGATGATTGGCTATCCAAGTTCGACAAGGATGAAGGAGGTATTCTCAAATTTGCCGACTCTTACAAGTCTATGGGTCTTCACATTCAGTCTGACAATTCCATAAAATATAAAGAATATGCTCCCAatgctgttgctgcttGTGTAATCGGAGACTTCAACAACTGGGAGCACGATAAGCATGTAATGGAAAAGCAGGATTTTGGCTTTTTCGAGATTACTATTCCCCCAAATGCTGATGGTTCCCCGGCTATTCCTCACAATTCTCGTGTCAAGGTATTCTTTACTTTACCTAACGGCGAGAAAATCGCTCGGATTCCTCCTTATATTACTCGAGCAACGCAGCCACCTAAAGAGTACAAAAATCCCACTTTTGAAGCTAGGTTTTGGAATCCTCCTGTCAAGTACCAGTTCAAGAATAAAAGACCTGCTCTGCCTACTTCCTTGAAGATCTATGAGGCTCATGTCGGTATTTCCACTCCGGAACCTCGTGTTGGTACCTACAAAGAATTCACCAAAAATCTACTTCCAATCATCAAGGATTTGGGATATAATACAGTCCAACTCATGTCCATTATGGAACATGCTTATTATGCTTCCTTTGGTTACCAAATCACCTCTTTTTATGCAACAAGCTCGAGGTTTGGAACTCCTGAAGATCTCATGGAACTCATCGATACTGCTCATGGCTTAGGTTTACGTGTCTTATTGGATGTTGTTCATTCTCACGCTTCAAAGAACGTTGAAGATGGTCTAAACATGTTTGATGGTACCGATTATTGCTATTTCCACTCAGGTGGTAAGGGTACCCATGATCAATGGGACTCCCGTTTGTTCAACTACGGAAGCTATGAGACCTTAAGATTTCTTCTCAGCAATTTGAAGTATTACCTAGAGGAGTTCAAATTTGATGGTTTCCGGTTTGACGGCGTTACTTCCATGTTGTATATCCATCACGGTATTGGCGAAGGATTTTCTGGAGATTATAATGAGTACCTATCACCTTTTGCTCCAGTTGACAAAGAAGCTCTGACCTATTTGATGTTGGCCAATGATTTATGCTCAACATATTCTCAGGGGGAGAATTTTGAGATTACCACCATCGCCGAAGATGTTTCTGGCTATCCGACTCTATGTAGACCACGCCTAGAGGGTGGTGTTGGATTTGATTATAGGCTTGCCATGTCTCTACCCGACATGTGGATTAAGCTTCTCAAGCACgagaaggatgaaaacTGGAATATGACCAAGATCTGCTATACCTTGTCGAATAGAAGATACAAAGAGAAGTGTGTTGCTTATGCAGAATCGCATGATCAGGCATTAGTTGGAGATAAAACACTTGCGTTCTGGCTAATGGATGCTGAAATGTACACTAATATGTCTCTTCTTACACCCCTGACCCCTGTCATTGACAGAGGTATTCAATTACATAAAATGATTCGTTTGATTACGCAGGTTTTAGGTGGTGAAGCTTATTTGAATTTTGAAGGTAACGAATTTGGACACCCAGAGTGGCTTGATTTTCCCCGCCAGGGTAACGATGAGTCCTACTGGTATGCCCGTCGTCAATTCAACTTGATTAAGGACGACATGCTTCGATACAAACTCCTTTATCAATTTGACAAGGCAATGAATACCACTGAGGGAAGATATACCTGGCTTAATTGCGATCCAGCTTATGTCTCGTTGAAGCATGAAGGTGATAAAATGATCGTCCTTGAACGTAACAACAAGTTGTTCATCTTTAACTTCCACCCTACCAATTCATACACAGACTATAGAATTGGGGTCGAGAAAGCCGGTGCATATCGGATCATTCTTAATTCAGATCGAGCAGAATTTGGAGGTCATGACCGTATAGATGAACAAAAGTCGGAGTTTTTCACCACTGCATTTTCTTGGAACAACCGTTCTAACTATATTCAGGTCTATATTCCGTCTAGAGTAGCTCTTATTTTAGCGTTGGAGGAGGAAATTAAAGAGAATAACTGA
- the RPL4A gene encoding 60S ribosomal protein L4A (BUSCO:EOG09342UHG) — protein sequence MSARPQVTVYGVDGQKTSAALPLPAVFKAPIRADIVQSVFTKVAKNKRQAYAISENTGMQHSAESWGPGRAVARVPRIAGSGTGRAAQGAFGNMCRGGRMFAPTKIWRRWHVKVNRNEKRYATASAVAASAVPSLVTARGHRIEAVSEIPLVVSDEFESVKKTKDAIAILKAIGAHKDVIKVIKSRKMRAGHGKMRGRRFTQRRGPLVIYAHDDGLVKALRNIPGIDTCTVQALNLLQLAPGSHMGRFVIWTQSAFGALDSIYGSETVKSSKSGYSLPKNVISNDDYLTIINSAEVQASIRPAGQHHQKRAHVVKKNPLKNKQVLLRLNPYARAFSEKKLGSVKKVAAKGVKKEAFLKVLKN from the coding sequence atgtCTGCTAGACCACAAGTTACTGTCTATGGCGTTGATGGTCAAAAGACCTCCGCTGCTTTGCCTTTACCAGCTGTTTTCAAAGCTCCTATCAGAGCTGACATTGTCCAGTCCGTCTTCACTAAAGTTGCCAAGAACAAGAGACAAGCTTATGCTATCTCTGAGAATACTGGTATGCAACATTCTGCTGAATCTTGGGGTCCTGGTAGAGCTGTTGCCAGAGTTCCACGTATTGCTGGTTCTGGTACCGGTAGAGCCGCTCAGGGTGCCTTTGGTAACATGTGCAGAGGTGGTCGTATGTTTGCTCCAACCaagatttggagaagatggcACGTTAAGGTGAACAGAAACGAAAAGAGATACGCTACTGCCTCTGCCGTTGCTGCCTCTGCTGTTCCTTCTTTGGTTACTGCCAGAGGTCACAGAATCGAAGCAGTTTCTGAGATTCCATTGGTTGTCTCTGATGAGTTCGAATCTGTCAAGAAGACTAAGGACGCCATCGCTATTTTGAAGGCTATTGGTGCTCACAAGGATGTCATCAAGGTCATCAAGTCCAGAAAGATGAGAGCTGGCCATGGTAAAATGAGAGGTAGAAGATTCACCCAGAGAAGAGGTCCATTGGTTATCTACGCTCATGACGACGGTTTAGTTAAGGCTTTAAGAAACATTCCAGGTATCGACACTTGTACTGTTCAGGCTCTTAACTTGTTGCAGTTAGCTCCAGGTTCCCACATGGGTAGATTCGTCATTTGGACCCAGTCTGCCTTTGGTGCATTGGATTCCATCTATGGTTCTGAAACGGTTAAGTCTTCCAAATCCGGCTATTCCCTTCCAAAGAACGTTATCTCTAATGATGACTACCTGaccatcatcaattctGCTGAAGTTCAGGCTTCTATCAGACCAGCTGGTCAGcatcatcagaagagaGCACATGTTGTCAAGAAGAACCCATTGAAGAACAAGCAGGTTTTGTTGAGATTGAACCCTTACGCCAGAGCATTCtctgagaagaagttgggCTCTGTTAAAAAGGTTGCTGCTAAGGGagtgaagaaggaggctTTCTTAAAGGTTCTTAAGAACTAA